In Flavobacterium sp. GSB-24, the genomic window TTTTTGTCCTGGTTTTGCCCAAGGAAGTGCTTGCTGAAATTTCCACATTAAAGTTTCCCATTCCTGAACTTTTTCGTTTGCAGCGTCGGCTTTGTCTTTTTTCTCAAAAGAGAAATTTTCGTCGCCTTCAATGATCATGAAAAGTCTATTTCCTGTGCAATAAATATCCAAAACTAAAATTCCAGCATCTTGAATGCTTTTTTTTATTTC contains:
- a CDS encoding L-rhamnose mutarotase, whose amino-acid sequence is MAAQKFCLALDLKDDADLIAEYKHLHENVWPEIKKSIQDAGILVLDIYCTGNRLFMIIEGDENFSFEKKDKADAANEKVQEWETLMWKFQQALPWAKPGQKWILMDKIFEL